AGGAACTCCCCGACGGACCCCACCGCGTCGGCATCTGGATCGGCAACCAAAAGGCCCGCCGCAACCGACTCGACACCGCGCAGCTCGGCGCCCTCGCCGACCTCGGCATCGACTGGGCCGCCGGATAGGGGTGCGGCGGCCTGTCAGTGCCGCCCCACGCGGTTGTCGCTGCCCGGTCAGTGCCCGGGGGACGGCTCTGCGGATGCCGGGGGCGTGGGGGACGGCTGCTCGGCCTGCGCCGAGCAGCCGTCCCCCAGACCGAACAGGAAGGCGAGCAGCAGCCAGAGTCCCGCGCCCACTGCTGCTGCGTTCTGGAACCAGCGGGCCGCCGGGGTGGAGGCCGGTGAGGCGCCGTCGGCGTGTCTGGTCAGCAGTTCTTCGTGGGCTCGATCTTCTCGACCCAGGAGGCGGGAAGTGAGATGGTCTGCGTGGCAGGCCCGTCAGTCACGCGCAGCGAGATGCGCTGGGGCGCGGGGCCGGCGGTGATGGTGCCACACAGGGACGCCTTTGCCGTGGTCTGGCCATTCTGACGGTAGGTCACCGTCACCGGTGCGGTCACAGGCTTCTTCGGCGGGCCGAGCCACACCAGCCCGGGGGAGACAATCAGGCAGGCCAGCGACCCGAGGGCCGCGCCGACCGCAATCCACAGACGTTTCGCGACTGTCAGCACAGCCTTCCGGCCCTTGGTCCCGTACCACCGCACGAGCTTGTCGTCGGTCGAGACGTCTTGGCCGTTGCCGATCCGGAGCCAGCCGAAGGCCGCGGCGTAGCCGACCACGATCGAAACGGCTGCCAGGAAGGCACCGATCACGAGGGCGACGAAGAGCCAGTTCCGCGTGTCATCGGAAAGACCCGGGGCCGGGCGGCGGCCGGCGTACCGGGCGGGGTGGTCAGGGAGGTGAGGGTGGCGTCGACGAAAGGCGGCCGACCAGAGCGGGGCCGGTGGCTTCCTGCCAGGAGGTGGTGGTGGTGAGGCGGTTCAGGTGCTGGGCGACGGTGTCGGTGCCGTGGTGCTCGCCGAGCTGCTGCATACGGGCGGCGAGCAGCGGCCACGGGCGTGAGCCGATCAGGAGACCGGCTTCCCGCTCCGGCAGGACCTCCTTGATCATCGCGACCATCCGGGAGTGCGCGGCCGGCTGCACCCTGAGCTGTTTCAGGGCGCGGGGCCGGTTGCCGAGGTCGAGGTCGCGGGGAACGGTCAGGCCCTCGGTCAGCGGGCCCCATACCCGCTTCGCATCCGCACTCGCAGGCACGGACGCGGCGGGGGCCGGGGCGGGCCCGCCCGCAGGGGCGGGGGCGGGTGCCGGAACGGGGGCGGGTGCCGGAACGGGGGCGGGTGCCGGAACGGGGGCGGGTGCCGGAACGGGGACTGGGCGGGCGGGCGCGGCCCACAGGTCACCGGCCGCGCCCATGCGTTCGGCCAGCACATCCCTCGCGGCGCCGACCGGCCCGGGAGCGGGAGCTGCCGGAGCGGGAGCAGGAGCTGGCGGGAGCGGGGATCGGTCGGGTGGGCGGTGCCCACGGGTCGTCGGCCGGTATCCGGGCGCCGGCCGCGGGTGCGGGAGCCGGAGCGGCGGCCGCCGCCGGGGCCGCGGTAGGAGCGGCCGGGGCCGCGGTGGGGGCGGCCGCGGTGACGGCGGCGACGGCCTGGTCGACGCCCGCTCCGGCTTGGTGGGCGTCGGTGAGGATCCGGGCGACGTCGATCCCGGCCGCATCAAGACCTGCCCTCACAACCGCCAAGGCCCAGCCACCCCGGAGGCCTCATGCACCAAACCCTCGGCACCACCCCCGTCCTGCGTCCCGCCCAACGGGAAAACACCCGCCGGACAAGAACCCGAAGTCAAAAGTGCCAGAGGTGTGCCACACACCAGACCCCACACACCAAAGACCCCCACCACCACCGCACCGCGTCGACCACCACCCCACACACCCCTCCCCCAGCCCGGCCAGCCGTGCCGGCCCCCCGCTCCGGTGCTACAGCACCGAGCGTCTACCGGAGCACGCCCGGCTCCCTTGCCCGGAACGGGCAGCCGGCGACGAGCGCGGGGCCCGCGGCCGGGGTCAGAGCCGACTGACCGGGCGCCGCAGCCACGGGCGCGGGGCCGAGCGGCACCGGGCAGCCGTCGCGGAGACCCGGGGCCGGAAGGCGGGCCGGGTGGTCAGGCAGGTGAGAATCGCCTCCACGAGGCAGCCGACCACAGCCGTGCCGGTGGCTTCCATCCAGGAGGCACCGACGGTGCGGCAGTTCAGGTGCCGGGCGACGGTGTCGACGCCGTCCTGTTCGCCGAGCCGCTGCATACGGGCGGCCAACAGCGGCCACTGACGCGAGCCGACCAGGAGACCCGCTTCCCGCTCCGGCAGAACCTCCCTGATCACCGCGACCATCCGGAAGTGCACGACCGCGGTACGGACAGTGCGCTGCAGCACCTCACGGGCCACCACCGACCGGACCTGGCTGGTGGTATTGCACGACGTCAGCGACCCGGCCTCCATCGGGCCGTGGTGGCCGCCCTCCCGACCCAGCCCGGTACGGGATGGACCATGGCCACCACCCGCCTGCACGACCCGCGCCTGACCGGGGGCGGGCGCACTCGCATCACCATCGACGTCTACACCCCCGCTGAAGCCGTCAACTATCTGTAAGAACGCGTCACCGCTGACAGCGCGGAACACCTTCTGAACGGACGGGAGGCAGATATCGCGCGGACGCTCGGCTACCGGCCGCTCGCCCTGGGACATGCAGCCGCCCACCTCCTCGCCGAGGAACTCGCGCAGTGCAAAGCGCTGCGGACCCTGGCGCGGTCGATGTCCTCCGAGATCGCGTTGCGCCGGGCTCTGCGCCAGGCCCTTCGGGGGGCGGACCTGGACGGGTAGTTCACGCCGACCGGCTGGCCCGCCCGGGCGGCGGGTGACGTTGGGGCGGCCCGGTGGTGGTGCTAACCCCGGAACGCTCTGGGCACCGGACCTCATCCGCGCACGCCATGCCGGCGCGGCTGAAGGCGACCCTCACCGCGCGTCTGGACCGCAGCCGCCCGTTCAGGCTGAGAAGCAGCCCTGGTGAGGGGCGTCCTGACACCTGACGCTGCCACCACGGACGTCCGCGCCAGCTGCCAACGGCGGACAGGACGCGTCAGCTGCCAACGGCGGACAGGACGCGTCAGGTGTCAGGCCGCGGGCCCGCTCCGGGCGGACCGGGGGAACGGATGGAGTGTCCGGAGCGGTGTGCGTCCCAGCCGTTCAACGACGGGACACACCAACGGTTTCGCGCCCAGCGCCACGGCACCGTGTCCACACCGGCGCTCGCCCGCCGTGGCCCGGGCGGCAACCGCTGGGGTCGCAGCACGCCGCGAGTTACCCTTGCGGATCTTGGTCGTCCCGGTGGGCGGTACAGTGCGCGCCGTGAACATACACGGCTGGTACGTGTGGATCACTCTCGGTCTCGCCGCTCTGCAAGTTCTGGGCCTCGTCCCCATCGTCCGGCGGCTGCGTGGCGACGATCGTGCGCTGCGGTCGCAGGCTCGCCTCGAGCTGCTGGAGACCTTCGGGACCCTGATACTGATGGGCGGGCTGCTCCTGAGTCTGACGGTGGCGGAGTCCTGGTTCTGGCTCGCTGCCACCGGCTTCGCGCTCATGGCCGCCGATTACGCCGTCCAGGGCATCCGCCGGCTTCGCACCCGTCGTCACATGACTTCGTAAACCTGGTTCGGCCTCGGGCAGGGCACGTTCTGGTGAGCCCGCGCAGGGCCCGGCCGGCGGTGACTACGGGGCACCGGCCGGGTCCTGCGTGCGTGGGTGTTCCGGCGCCACCGGAATCCCCGCTGAAGCCTGACACGCCCGAAGTCCTCCCGCGCGGTGGAAGACCTCCGGCTGTACCGGCCGGGTGACGGGTACTCCGGAGCGGTCGACAACCCAGCCGGAAAGAGGGTGACGGTTGCCGCGTATCGATAGCGCCGTTCTCCCCCGAGCAGCGCCCAGGAAGCGCCCGCTCGCCGGGACCGGGCCGTCCGGGAGCAGAGCCCTGCTGCCCACGCACCGGCACAGCACGCGCCGACCAGCAGCCAGACAGAGTGGCGGCGCCGCCACGGACCTCGAACATGCCCAGCGCAGCGGTCACTTCCAGCAGACGGCGAAGCCGGGCAGGAAAGAGACCGGCCGGCCAGCACCGCCAGGCCCGATGGTGCGCAGCACGTTCAGCAACGACGAGTCCGTGAACGCGACCTGGGCGACATTGAGGACGAACGGCTCTGCGTCGGCCGCGAACCCGCCGGATGCAGCAGTGCGGGCCGCCGCCCGGGAGAGGGGCGACGGCCCGCGTGTCCGCGGCCGGTCAGAGGCCGGCGGCCGTGTGGTGCGGCTGCGGGTGGTGTGGGTCAGCGGCGGCGGCCCCAGGTCTCGGTGTCGACGGTGCGGCCGCGGTCGTCGCGCAGGGTGGCGGTGTCGGAGCGGTTGTCCCAGACGTAGTCGCGGCGGCCCTGGAAGAGGTCGGTGCGGGTGTTACGGCCGATGCCGGTGTGGATGCGGATCGTGGCACGGGAGCCGATGCGGACGTTGTCGAAGCGGTAGCGGTTGCCGTCGTTGTCACGCAGGGTCCAGCCGCGGAGGTTGATCGGGTTACGGGTGGTGTTGCGGATCTCCACCCACTCCGCGTTGAGAGAGCGGTTCGAGCGGTCCTCGCGTCCGGGGCTGTCGGCCTGGACCCG
The genomic region above belongs to Streptomyces sp. PCS3-D2 and contains:
- a CDS encoding lamin tail domain-containing protein, whose amino-acid sequence is MSSASSSVRRIAATVLAAGAIVSAAALPAAAHDGDRHHQQRPRVEISRVQADSPGREDRSNRSLNAEWVEIRNTTRNPINLRGWTLRDNDGNRYRFDNVRIGSRATIRIHTGIGRNTRTDLFQGRRDYVWDNRSDTATLRDDRGRTVDTETWGRRR